A single window of Caldimicrobium thiodismutans DNA harbors:
- the hisB gene encoding imidazoleglycerol-phosphate dehydratase HisB — MVLVKKDRVTRETNISITLDLYGEYLEKSKITTGIGFLDHMLELFSFHSGVNLELFAEGDLEVDFHHTVEDIAILFGQAFEEALGDRKGMARYGEATIPMEEALSQAVLDLARRPFLHYEVNFPVEKIGNFDTELIEEFFRALVFNGLFTLHLRNFYGKNAHHIAESLFKAFAHALRKAITITEEDVLSTKGLL; from the coding sequence ATGGTTTTAGTTAAAAAAGACCGAGTTACACGGGAAACAAACATTTCTATTACTCTTGATTTGTATGGGGAATATCTTGAAAAAAGTAAAATTACAACTGGTATAGGTTTTCTTGATCACATGCTTGAGCTTTTTAGTTTCCACTCTGGAGTTAACCTTGAACTTTTCGCAGAAGGTGACCTTGAGGTTGATTTTCATCATACCGTTGAGGACATTGCTATCCTTTTTGGGCAGGCTTTTGAAGAAGCCTTAGGTGATAGAAAGGGGATGGCAAGGTATGGTGAGGCAACAATCCCTATGGAAGAGGCCCTTTCTCAGGCTGTGCTTGATCTTGCAAGACGCCCTTTTCTTCATTACGAGGTTAATTTTCCCGTAGAGAAAATAGGAAACTTTGATACAGAGTTAATTGAGGAATTTTTTAGGGCCTTAGTGTTTAATGGGCTCTTTACTTTACATCTGCGAAATTTTTATGGTAAAAATGCGCATCATATTGCGGAGAGCCTTTTCAAAGCCTTTGCTCATGCCCTTAGAAAGGCAATCACTATAACTGAAGAGGATGTTCTCTCCACCAAAGGGCTTCTCTAA
- a CDS encoding CvpA family protein — MIWFDFLALGFIAYFVIRGLLSGFIKNFFSLVGMLVAFLYSGWLSLKLKPYIAHFINHPKGQLLISFLLAFLLIYITFLLLGFVIVLALKTMHISLGDRILGALFGFIKGALFTTFLYFLIVIPFPPARESLDRALTYPVVNTTTKVLVRFIPQSWIEFIKRSRKYYEIPKMFLN, encoded by the coding sequence ATGATCTGGTTTGACTTTCTGGCTCTTGGCTTTATAGCCTATTTTGTCATAAGGGGTCTTTTATCAGGTTTTATCAAAAACTTTTTTTCCTTAGTGGGCATGCTTGTTGCTTTCCTCTATTCTGGTTGGTTATCCCTTAAACTTAAACCTTACATAGCTCATTTTATTAATCATCCTAAGGGTCAGCTTCTGATAAGCTTTCTTCTTGCCTTTCTACTTATCTATATTACTTTTCTACTTTTGGGTTTTGTGATTGTCCTTGCGTTAAAAACCATGCATATTAGCCTTGGAGACAGAATTCTTGGGGCCCTTTTTGGTTTCATTAAAGGAGCCCTTTTTACAACCTTCCTCTATTTTCTCATTGTTATTCCCTTTCCTCCAGCCCGTGAATCCTTAGATCGGGCTCTAACTTATCCAGTTGTTAACACTACAACCAAAGTATTAGTCCGTTTCATTCCCCAGAGCTGGATAGAATTTATCAAAAGAAGCAGAAAATATTATGAAATTCCCAAAATGTTTCTCAATTAG
- the cysS gene encoding cysteine--tRNA ligase, whose protein sequence is MKLRIYNTLSRKIEDFEPLNPPRVTMYVCGITAYDSSHLGHARSAIIFDVLFRILRWLCYEVLYVRNITDIDDKIINRANREGLFWKDITERYTQEYQEEMEKLGVLKPTFEPKASEHIHEIISLIEKLINGGLAYVSEGDVYFAVEKFKGYGKLSGRKLEELLSGVRIDPSEKKRNPLDFALWKSAKPGEPFWESPWGFGRPGWHIECSAMSLKYLGETIDIHGGGLDLIFPHHENEIAQSEGATGKTFVRYFIHHGLITVEGEKMSKSLGNFVTTAYLLEKYHPEVIRAFLLSKHYRSPLDYSEKNIQETEKAMYRLYETLYWINKATPKKEGGLLPRSKSLKEALSKFKETFVQALLEDLNTALALGHLFALEGELYNFINRFKDLTTEEVTLLKEALKEIQELSGGLLGIAKTDPEAFFFSEKERKLKAKGKTLNEVEELIQKRFEARLEKNFALADSIRTELQKLGIQLKDTKEETFWFVE, encoded by the coding sequence ATGAAACTGCGTATTTACAATACCCTGTCACGAAAGATTGAAGACTTTGAACCTCTAAATCCTCCAAGAGTTACCATGTATGTCTGTGGAATTACTGCTTATGACTCCTCACATCTTGGCCATGCGCGCTCTGCCATTATCTTTGATGTGCTCTTTCGTATCCTGAGATGGCTCTGCTATGAGGTCCTTTATGTAAGAAACATAACAGATATTGATGATAAAATCATAAATAGGGCAAATCGTGAAGGTCTTTTCTGGAAAGATATTACAGAAAGATATACTCAGGAATATCAGGAGGAGATGGAAAAACTCGGGGTCTTAAAGCCAACTTTTGAACCCAAGGCAAGTGAGCATATCCATGAAATTATAAGTCTTATTGAAAAACTCATAAATGGTGGTTTAGCCTATGTAAGTGAAGGTGATGTCTATTTTGCTGTAGAGAAATTTAAAGGCTATGGGAAACTTTCAGGCAGAAAATTGGAAGAACTTCTCTCCGGGGTAAGAATTGATCCCTCAGAAAAAAAGAGAAATCCACTGGACTTTGCCCTCTGGAAGTCAGCCAAACCTGGAGAGCCTTTCTGGGAAAGCCCTTGGGGATTTGGTCGGCCTGGCTGGCACATTGAGTGCTCAGCCATGAGTTTAAAGTATCTGGGTGAAACCATTGATATTCACGGAGGGGGGCTTGACCTCATTTTCCCCCATCATGAAAACGAAATTGCCCAGAGTGAGGGTGCAACAGGCAAGACCTTTGTGCGTTACTTTATTCACCACGGACTTATTACTGTTGAAGGCGAAAAGATGTCTAAAAGTCTGGGAAATTTTGTTACCACAGCTTATCTCCTTGAAAAATATCATCCTGAAGTTATCCGGGCCTTTCTACTGTCTAAACATTACCGGTCACCTCTTGACTATTCAGAAAAGAATATTCAGGAAACAGAAAAAGCTATGTATAGACTTTATGAAACCCTCTATTGGATAAATAAGGCTACTCCTAAGAAGGAGGGAGGCCTTCTTCCTCGTTCAAAGAGTCTAAAAGAGGCCCTGTCTAAATTTAAGGAGACCTTTGTGCAGGCTCTTCTTGAAGACTTGAATACTGCCTTAGCCTTAGGACACCTTTTTGCCTTAGAAGGAGAACTCTATAATTTTATTAACCGTTTTAAAGATTTAACAACCGAAGAAGTAACCCTCTTAAAAGAGGCCTTAAAGGAGATTCAAGAACTTTCTGGAGGACTCCTTGGAATTGCCAAAACTGACCCTGAGGCATTTTTTTTCTCTGAAAAAGAGAGGAAACTCAAAGCCAAGGGAAAAACCTTAAATGAGGTAGAGGAGTTAATACAGAAAAGATTTGAGGCCCGTCTGGAAAAAAACTTTGCCTTAGCTGACTCCATACGCACAGAGCTTCAAAAACTTGGTATCCAGCTTAAGGACACCAAAGAGGAGACCTTTTGGTTTGTTGAATGA
- a CDS encoding ATP-binding protein — MPVRISFAGKGGTGKSTLSALLVNYLLDHNLKPILAVDADPNANLNELLGEEVEITLGEIKEELRKSVPDSMARYDYVEMRLHQAVIEGQGYDLIVMGQPEGPGCYCAAHSFLSQAIEKLMRSYNYLVIDNEAGMEHLSRLNLLEMEHLIIVSDASHRGIMTVGRIADLLRSLQIQVGNLWMVVNRCPENLPEELKKFAYEISEKHSLKLLAFLPEDPKVLEFEAKRIPVFNWESSVLKRASYQSFGNLLSS, encoded by the coding sequence ATGCCTGTTAGGATTTCTTTTGCAGGAAAGGGCGGAACAGGAAAAAGCACCCTTTCTGCCTTACTTGTAAATTACCTTCTTGATCATAATCTAAAGCCCATATTAGCGGTAGATGCTGACCCAAATGCCAATTTAAACGAACTTCTGGGAGAAGAGGTAGAGATTACTCTGGGAGAAATTAAAGAGGAGTTAAGAAAAAGTGTTCCCGATAGTATGGCAAGATATGACTATGTTGAGATGAGGCTCCATCAGGCAGTCATTGAGGGTCAGGGCTATGATCTCATTGTGATGGGGCAACCGGAAGGACCTGGTTGCTATTGTGCAGCCCATTCCTTCCTTTCTCAAGCCATTGAAAAACTCATGCGCTCCTATAATTATCTTGTCATTGACAATGAAGCTGGCATGGAACACCTTTCAAGATTAAATCTCCTTGAGATGGAACACCTGATTATTGTATCTGATGCCTCTCACAGGGGTATTATGACCGTAGGAAGGATTGCAGATCTCTTAAGAAGTCTGCAAATTCAGGTAGGTAACCTCTGGATGGTTGTTAACCGGTGTCCTGAAAATCTCCCCGAGGAACTTAAAAAATTTGCTTATGAAATCTCTGAAAAACACTCGTTAAAACTACTTGCCTTTCTCCCTGAAGACCCAAAAGTATTAGAATTTGAAGCCAAGAGAATTCCGGTCTTTAACTGGGAATCTTCAGTTCTTAAAAGGGCAAGTTACCAATCCTTTGGTAATCTTCTTTCCTCATGA
- the cimA gene encoding citramalate synthase: MKKIELYDTTLRDGAQAEEVNFSVEDKIRIALKLDELKIDYLEGGWPGSNPKDFQFFKEIKDYHLKHVRVVAFGSTHHPRKTPETDEIFQSLLQAKTEVVTIFGKSWTIHVKEALKTTLEHNLEIIENSVRYLKGHVSKVIYDAEHFFDGFKEDPEYALETLKRALKAGAECLCLCDTNGGTLPHEIREIIQRVKDVLGEKAPLGIHAHNDSECAVANSLEAVRLGAIQVQGTINGIGERCGNANLCSIIPNLVLKMGYDVSAKDVLFKLTEVSRYVFEIANLPHPARLPFVGRSAFAHKGGVHVSAVLKSPRTYEHLDPALVGNVRRVLVSELSGRSNILYKAKELGIELDTESALVNKIVEEIKKLEAEGYEFEAAEASLELLIYKLMGEPKQYFELLTYKVFDQKQLLDSSQAEATVLVRVPPGVGEVEHTAALGNGPVNALDNALRKALVRFYPQIREMELEDYKVRVLPGLPGTSSKVRVFILSKSKDKRWGTVGVSTDILEASCQALIDSYTYKLYLDKKKRS, translated from the coding sequence ATGAAAAAAATAGAACTTTATGATACTACATTAAGAGATGGAGCCCAGGCTGAAGAGGTCAACTTTTCTGTTGAAGATAAAATCAGAATTGCTCTTAAGCTTGATGAATTAAAGATAGATTATCTGGAAGGCGGCTGGCCTGGTTCCAATCCCAAGGATTTTCAATTTTTTAAAGAGATAAAGGATTATCATCTTAAACATGTCCGTGTTGTTGCCTTTGGAAGCACTCATCATCCAAGAAAAACCCCTGAAACAGACGAGATCTTTCAGAGTTTGCTCCAAGCTAAGACTGAAGTTGTGACCATCTTTGGTAAGAGCTGGACAATTCATGTTAAGGAGGCTTTAAAGACAACTCTTGAGCATAATCTTGAGATTATTGAAAACTCCGTGCGCTATTTAAAAGGGCATGTTTCTAAGGTAATCTATGATGCTGAACACTTCTTTGACGGTTTTAAGGAAGATCCAGAATATGCCCTTGAGACCTTAAAAAGGGCCTTAAAAGCTGGGGCAGAATGTCTTTGCCTTTGTGATACCAATGGGGGAACACTACCCCATGAAATAAGAGAGATTATACAAAGGGTTAAAGATGTCCTTGGAGAAAAGGCTCCTCTGGGGATTCATGCCCATAATGACTCTGAGTGTGCCGTTGCCAATTCCCTTGAAGCGGTTAGACTTGGAGCTATTCAAGTTCAAGGAACTATAAATGGTATCGGGGAAAGATGTGGAAATGCCAATCTCTGTTCCATAATTCCCAATCTGGTTTTAAAAATGGGCTATGATGTTTCTGCAAAGGATGTGCTTTTTAAACTTACCGAGGTTTCTCGCTATGTCTTTGAGATTGCCAATCTTCCCCATCCTGCCAGGCTTCCCTTTGTAGGAAGATCTGCCTTTGCCCACAAAGGAGGGGTTCATGTCTCAGCGGTCCTCAAATCACCTCGCACATATGAACACCTTGATCCTGCCCTGGTAGGGAATGTCAGAAGGGTTCTTGTCTCAGAACTTTCAGGAAGAAGTAATATCCTTTATAAGGCTAAAGAGCTTGGTATCGAGCTTGATACTGAAAGTGCCTTAGTAAACAAGATTGTGGAGGAAATCAAAAAGCTTGAGGCAGAAGGTTATGAATTTGAAGCGGCAGAAGCCTCTCTTGAACTCCTTATTTACAAACTCATGGGTGAACCCAAGCAGTATTTTGAACTCCTCACATATAAAGTCTTTGACCAGAAACAACTCCTTGATTCTTCCCAGGCAGAGGCTACAGTTCTTGTGAGAGTGCCTCCTGGGGTGGGAGAGGTTGAACACACTGCTGCCCTTGGAAATGGCCCTGTAAATGCCCTGGATAATGCCCTAAGAAAGGCTTTAGTTAGATTCTATCCCCAGATAAGGGAGATGGAACTTGAGGATTACAAAGTGAGAGTCCTTCCAGGCCTTCCAGGAACCTCATCCAAAGTCAGGGTTTTTATTCTTTCTAAGAGCAAAGATAAGAGATGGGGCACAGTTGGGGTTTCAACGGATATTCTTGAGGCAAGCTGTCAAGCTCTCATTGATTCCTATACCTATAAACTCTATTTGGATAAAAAGAAAAGGAGTTAA
- a CDS encoding aspartate kinase, giving the protein MLIVQKYGGTSVANLERIRKVAERIAQYKKKGHELVVVVSAMAGETDRLIKLAKDITPEPPLRELDMLVSTGEQVTSSLLAITLQSMGYKSVSLLGYQVPIFTTDLFTKARIKDIKIEKIKRELSENKIVVVAGFQGVTEMGDITTLGRGGSDTTAVALAAALKADLCEIYTDVEGVYTADPRIVPNARKLPKVSYEEMLEMASSGAKVLEMRSVELAMIYKVPLVVRSSFNYAEGTLITEEDAEMEKVLVSGVTYNRNEARISLYGVPDKPGVAAKIFGPIGEAGINVDMIIQTGRPDSKADLTFTVPRTDFKQALEIIKRVCEELGVERIEGDDKIAKVSIIGAGMRTHSGVANKMFETLAKHGINIMMISTSEIKISCVIDEKYTELAVRALHEAFGLEEGAKEEK; this is encoded by the coding sequence ATGCTAATTGTCCAAAAATATGGTGGAACATCCGTTGCTAACCTTGAAAGGATCAGAAAGGTAGCTGAAAGAATTGCCCAATACAAGAAAAAAGGGCATGAACTTGTGGTGGTTGTCTCAGCCATGGCAGGAGAAACGGATCGTCTTATCAAGCTGGCTAAGGATATTACTCCTGAACCACCCCTTAGAGAACTTGATATGCTTGTCTCAACAGGAGAGCAGGTTACTTCATCCCTTTTAGCTATAACCTTACAAAGTATGGGCTATAAATCGGTATCCCTATTAGGATATCAGGTGCCCATCTTTACCACTGATCTTTTTACCAAGGCAAGGATTAAAGATATTAAGATTGAAAAGATAAAAAGGGAATTATCTGAAAATAAAATAGTTGTTGTAGCTGGTTTTCAGGGAGTAACTGAAATGGGGGATATTACTACCCTTGGAAGAGGGGGCTCTGATACCACTGCTGTAGCTCTGGCTGCTGCCCTTAAGGCAGATCTTTGCGAGATTTATACAGATGTAGAAGGGGTTTATACCGCAGATCCAAGAATAGTTCCAAATGCCAGAAAACTTCCCAAGGTCTCTTATGAAGAAATGCTTGAGATGGCAAGCTCAGGAGCCAAAGTGCTTGAAATGAGGTCCGTTGAGCTTGCTATGATTTATAAGGTGCCATTGGTGGTGCGTTCAAGTTTTAATTATGCAGAGGGCACTTTAATAACCGAGGAGGATGCAGAGATGGAAAAGGTTCTTGTCTCAGGAGTAACTTACAATAGAAATGAAGCCAGAATAAGCCTCTATGGGGTTCCGGATAAACCAGGGGTTGCAGCTAAAATCTTTGGGCCTATAGGGGAAGCAGGAATCAATGTGGATATGATAATTCAAACGGGAAGGCCTGATAGCAAGGCTGATCTTACTTTTACCGTTCCAAGGACAGACTTTAAACAGGCTCTGGAAATCATAAAAAGGGTCTGTGAAGAACTGGGGGTTGAGCGTATTGAAGGAGATGATAAGATTGCCAAAGTCTCTATTATTGGAGCAGGCATGCGCACCCATTCAGGAGTTGCTAACAAGATGTTTGAAACCTTGGCCAAGCACGGTATAAATATTATGATGATCTCAACCAGTGAAATTAAAATATCCTGTGTTATAGATGAAAAATATACAGAACTTGCTGTTAGGGCCTTACATGAGGCCTTTGGATTGGAAGAAGGTGCTAAGGAAGAAAAATAA
- a CDS encoding J domain-containing protein — protein sequence MNWKEKWEALERARKFLKLPLITTRKEIVEKYHALAKELHPDKGGDPEKMKALNEAYQLLMDYCDNYKVELKPNPAGSDPADFWFQHFGEDPVWGKFEKDSEERS from the coding sequence ATGAACTGGAAGGAAAAATGGGAAGCTCTTGAGAGGGCAAGAAAATTTTTAAAATTACCCTTAATAACTACCCGCAAAGAGATTGTGGAAAAATATCATGCTCTGGCCAAGGAGCTTCATCCTGACAAAGGTGGGGATCCTGAAAAGATGAAGGCCCTCAATGAGGCTTATCAACTACTCATGGATTACTGTGATAATTATAAGGTTGAATTAAAACCTAATCCAGCTGGTTCAGATCCAGCTGATTTCTGGTTCCAACACTTTGGAGAAGACCCTGTTTGGGGAAAATTTGAAAAGGACTCTGAGGAAAGGAGTTGA
- the amrA gene encoding AmmeMemoRadiSam system protein A has protein sequence MLSDEEKHYLFKLIREALNSYFEGKPFSPSPPLPEEKYPHLFERRGAFVTFWKGKNLRGCIGNIHPQQPLYEEICEIALSSALRDPRFPPLKKEELSEIEIEISLLSPLVKADPEKLEVGKHGILIKRGYYQGLLLPQVAIEYNWDAETFLRHACLKAGLPEDCYLDPDTEIYLFTAEVFTENE, from the coding sequence ATGCTTTCTGACGAGGAAAAGCATTATCTTTTCAAACTAATAAGAGAGGCCTTAAACTCCTATTTTGAAGGCAAACCCTTTAGCCCCTCTCCTCCCTTGCCTGAAGAAAAATATCCACACCTTTTTGAGAGGAGAGGGGCCTTTGTTACCTTCTGGAAAGGAAAAAACCTAAGGGGATGTATTGGAAATATCCATCCCCAGCAGCCTCTTTATGAAGAAATTTGTGAGATAGCCCTTTCCTCAGCCTTACGGGATCCCCGTTTTCCTCCCCTCAAAAAAGAGGAACTCTCTGAAATAGAAATTGAAATCTCCCTCCTTTCCCCCCTTGTTAAGGCAGACCCAGAAAAACTTGAGGTTGGAAAGCATGGAATCCTTATTAAAAGAGGCTATTATCAGGGACTGCTCTTACCTCAAGTAGCCATTGAGTATAATTGGGATGCAGAGACCTTTCTTAGACATGCCTGCCTAAAAGCAGGTCTTCCTGAGGACTGCTATCTTGACCCCGATACCGAGATCTATCTCTTTACAGCTGAAGTCTTCACTGAAAATGAATAG
- a CDS encoding DsbC family protein, giving the protein MKKKIPLLTLVSLLFLSCKGGVSQSFNCPKIEDFQKTLDTIQKGISLEKIEKSPVAGLCEVIVKVSDTDKALFYTDSKGQFIVSGNIIELSSKKNLTSEKLAFLNKRVLPKETLQELEKVVAFTWGQAPASIYLITDPDCPFCKKAEAILEELVKAGKLSVKVILFPLEPIHPEAKAKSISILCDKKGFEGLKNGYLSKNQCAEGTKKVTDSIQLMQKLGVRGTPTFVFPDGEIKSGVLPAEFILSKLGKPS; this is encoded by the coding sequence ATGAAAAAAAAGATTCCTTTGTTAACACTTGTTTCCTTACTTTTTCTCTCCTGTAAAGGAGGGGTTTCCCAGTCCTTTAACTGTCCAAAGATTGAGGACTTTCAAAAGACTCTGGATACTATTCAGAAGGGAATCTCCTTAGAAAAAATTGAAAAATCTCCTGTTGCTGGTCTCTGCGAGGTTATTGTGAAGGTTTCTGATACTGATAAGGCCCTCTTTTACACTGACTCTAAAGGCCAATTTATAGTTAGTGGAAACATTATTGAACTCTCAAGCAAGAAAAATCTTACTTCAGAAAAATTGGCCTTTTTAAACAAACGGGTTCTTCCCAAAGAGACTCTTCAGGAACTGGAAAAGGTTGTTGCCTTTACTTGGGGGCAAGCTCCTGCAAGTATTTACCTAATTACAGATCCAGATTGTCCCTTCTGTAAAAAGGCAGAAGCTATTCTTGAGGAACTTGTTAAAGCTGGTAAGCTCTCAGTAAAGGTGATCCTCTTTCCTCTGGAACCCATTCATCCAGAAGCTAAGGCCAAATCTATCTCCATTCTATGCGACAAGAAAGGCTTTGAGGGATTAAAAAATGGTTATCTCAGTAAAAATCAGTGTGCCGAGGGAACCAAAAAGGTAACTGACTCCATTCAGCTTATGCAGAAATTGGGAGTGCGCGGGACACCTACTTTTGTCTTCCCAGACGGAGAGATTAAAAGTGGAGTCCTCCCGGCAGAATTCATTCTGAGTAAATTGGGAAAGCCCTCTTAG
- a CDS encoding nitroreductase family protein, which produces MSDKQAISVIEAIFGRRSIRKFLPEKPKKEDILRIIEAGIWAPSGHNNQPWRFVIIWNDEIKEKLSKFTIYGGMLKKAPVLIGVFLDKSAMYHQIKDHQSAGACLQNMMLMAYALGLGTCWLGEILKNEDKVKEALGLPVSDFEMVAMLALGYPDDKSKRTERFPLETFVLKEWV; this is translated from the coding sequence ATGTCCGACAAACAGGCTATCTCCGTTATTGAGGCTATCTTTGGGAGAAGAAGTATCCGAAAGTTTCTCCCTGAAAAGCCTAAAAAAGAAGATATTTTGAGAATAATTGAGGCAGGTATTTGGGCACCTTCAGGGCACAACAACCAGCCCTGGAGATTTGTAATTATTTGGAATGATGAAATCAAAGAAAAACTTTCAAAATTTACTATTTATGGAGGGATGTTAAAAAAGGCACCGGTCTTAATAGGAGTCTTTTTGGACAAAAGCGCCATGTATCACCAGATTAAAGATCATCAATCAGCAGGAGCCTGTCTTCAGAATATGATGCTTATGGCCTATGCCCTGGGCCTTGGCACATGTTGGCTGGGGGAGATTTTAAAAAATGAAGATAAAGTTAAAGAAGCTCTGGGTTTACCTGTTTCTGATTTTGAAATGGTGGCTATGCTTGCCCTTGGTTATCCTGATGATAAAAGTAAAAGAACAGAAAGGTTTCCTCTTGAGACTTTTGTTTTAAAAGAATGGGTGTAA
- a CDS encoding flavodoxin family protein, protein MKILGLLGSPHKKGGTAQLLFSALRAAEKLKANTEWYSLYDGEIKPCAGCIQNEGPECKFPCIYEDYGKFLLQKIYEAEGIIFATPIYWFAPSGVMKNLLDRMTSLENMVAYGEPSYMEGKVVGAVVVGADTGAIMTGGYLITTLNSMGAVIPPWAIAYSYKSKTSLWDDKDLLNAINVGLLVAKTVALLKGEKVKLAYEEDKGLLEEIRKEVLRILEIAGEPRRYVRQTGYLRY, encoded by the coding sequence ATGAAGATTCTTGGTCTCCTTGGAAGCCCTCATAAAAAGGGAGGCACAGCCCAACTTCTTTTTTCAGCCCTCAGGGCAGCAGAAAAATTAAAGGCCAACACTGAGTGGTATTCCCTTTATGATGGAGAGATTAAACCCTGTGCTGGATGCATCCAGAATGAAGGACCGGAGTGCAAATTCCCCTGTATCTATGAAGATTATGGAAAATTTCTTCTTCAGAAGATTTATGAGGCAGAGGGAATCATTTTTGCTACTCCTATTTACTGGTTTGCTCCCTCTGGGGTTATGAAAAATCTCCTTGATCGGATGACCTCACTTGAAAACATGGTTGCCTATGGAGAGCCGAGCTACATGGAAGGAAAGGTGGTTGGTGCAGTTGTTGTGGGTGCTGACACCGGAGCTATTATGACAGGTGGTTATCTTATCACAACCCTTAACTCTATGGGGGCGGTGATTCCACCATGGGCAATTGCTTATTCCTATAAAAGTAAAACTTCTCTCTGGGATGATAAGGATCTCTTGAATGCCATTAATGTGGGTCTGCTTGTAGCGAAAACGGTAGCCTTATTAAAGGGAGAAAAAGTTAAACTTGCCTATGAAGAAGATAAAGGCCTCCTTGAGGAAATCCGCAAAGAGGTCCTACGGATCTTAGAAATAGCAGGAGAACCAAGAAGATATGTCCGACAAACAGGCTATCTCCGTTATTGA
- a CDS encoding spermine/spermidine synthase domain-containing protein codes for MKKEIMSPAMKTEGKGVKVFYGEYVNEDYLFGYISRIIYGESGLQNIYILEHKFWGRLLFINNNLQFTSRDEFVYHEALVHIPIQSAPEGFIKRVLICGGGDFGAAREALKYPSVQEVIIVDIDPKIPKLVREYFPELLPEDPEDKRLKLITEDAYVIVNQYLQEEKTFDLIIIDSTDPDIGETTQELSHALFGVDFHAKLKKICPTGIIVQQCGTPFTMKNILTGVYRIYKEVYPEEEIYIYRANVPSFGSDNAFIMKCPFKNPQFPKGIELSNTRYYTFEIHQASFALPKFWKEALEL; via the coding sequence ATGAAGAAAGAGATCATGTCTCCTGCTATGAAAACTGAAGGTAAAGGAGTAAAGGTTTTCTATGGAGAATATGTCAATGAAGACTATCTCTTTGGCTACATAAGTCGCATTATTTATGGAGAATCAGGTCTTCAAAATATATATATTCTTGAACATAAATTCTGGGGAAGACTCCTCTTTATAAATAACAACCTTCAGTTCACCTCAAGGGATGAGTTTGTTTATCACGAAGCCCTGGTGCACATACCCATTCAAAGTGCACCGGAGGGATTCATAAAAAGGGTTCTCATCTGTGGAGGGGGAGACTTTGGCGCTGCAAGAGAAGCCCTCAAATATCCCTCTGTGCAAGAAGTCATCATTGTTGACATTGATCCAAAAATTCCTAAGCTTGTAAGGGAATATTTTCCTGAATTACTCCCGGAAGATCCTGAAGACAAAAGATTAAAACTTATTACTGAAGATGCCTATGTAATTGTTAACCAATATCTTCAAGAAGAAAAGACCTTTGATCTCATAATTATTGATTCTACAGACCCGGATATCGGGGAAACCACCCAAGAGCTCTCCCATGCCCTCTTTGGAGTTGATTTTCATGCCAAATTAAAAAAAATCTGCCCTACCGGAATCATTGTTCAGCAATGCGGAACTCCCTTTACTATGAAAAATATCCTTACTGGTGTTTACAGGATTTATAAAGAGGTCTATCCTGAAGAAGAGATTTATATTTATCGGGCTAATGTTCCTTCCTTTGGAAGTGACAATGCCTTTATCATGAAATGTCCTTTTAAAAATCCCCAGTTTCCCAAAGGTATTGAACTCAGTAATACCAGATATTATACCTTTGAAATCCACCAGGCCTCCTTTGCCCTTCCCAAGTTCTGGAAGGAGGCTTTAGAGCTATGA